A window of Chloracidobacterium sp. N contains these coding sequences:
- the rplE gene encoding 50S ribosomal protein L5, which produces MLTSREVLIDQMCKTFGYKNVMSVPRLEKIVINMGLGKEYVLSKNMKVLETGLQELSLITGQRPVVTRAKLSIASFKLRENDPVGVMVTLRGKRMYEFFERLVNIALPRVRDFRGVSTKSFDGRGNYTLGIREQIVFPEIDIAKVEKLRGMNITFVTSAKTDTEAKELLACLGMPFRK; this is translated from the coding sequence ATGTTAACCAGTAGAGAAGTTCTGATAGACCAGATGTGCAAAACATTTGGTTACAAAAATGTTATGTCTGTACCGAGGCTTGAAAAAATCGTCATAAACATGGGCCTTGGTAAGGAATATGTTCTCTCGAAGAACATGAAGGTTCTTGAGACAGGTTTACAGGAACTTTCTCTTATCACTGGTCAGAGACCAGTGGTAACCCGTGCAAAGTTGTCAATAGCATCATTTAAGCTCCGTGAAAATGATCCCGTAGGTGTGATGGTTACTTTGCGTGGGAAAAGGATGTATGAATTTTTTGAACGACTGGTCAACATAGCTCTACCTCGCGTTCGTGACTTCAGGGGAGTATCCACGAAATCCTTTGATGGACGAGGAAATTATACTCTTGGGATAAGGGAGCAAATTGTTTTTCCTGAAATAGATATTGCTAAAGTTGAGAAGCTTAGGGGTATGAATATAACATTTGTTACTTCAGCCAAAACAGATACAGAAGCAAAAGAGCTTCTCGCATGCCTTGGGATGCCTTTTAGAAAATAG
- the rplP gene encoding 50S ribosomal protein L16 — translation MAEYKSPKKTKYRKQQRGRRSGLATSGATISFGQFGLKALEAAWITSRQIEAARIAISRSLKRGGKIWIRIFPDKPITKKPAETRMGKGKGAPEGWVAVVKPGRILFEVEGVSEDLARDAMYLAAQKLPIKVKFVHRESENGAIL, via the coding sequence ATGGCCGAATATAAATCTCCAAAAAAGACAAAGTACAGAAAACAGCAAAGAGGGCGTCGTTCAGGACTGGCCACGTCTGGTGCTACCATCAGCTTCGGACAATTTGGTCTGAAAGCATTGGAAGCGGCTTGGATAACCAGTCGTCAAATAGAGGCCGCCAGAATAGCCATATCACGTTCCCTCAAGAGGGGCGGCAAAATATGGATCAGGATTTTCCCGGACAAACCCATTACAAAGAAGCCAGCCGAAACCCGAATGGGTAAAGGGAAGGGCGCTCCTGAGGGTTGGGTGGCTGTGGTTAAGCCAGGAAGAATACTCTTTGAAGTCGAAGGGGTAAGTGAGGACTTGGCTCGTGATGCAATGTATCTGGCTGCTCAAAAACTACCAATAAAGGTCAAGTTCGTTCACCGAGAATCTGAAAACGGAGCAATACTGTGA
- the rpsC gene encoding 30S ribosomal protein S3 — MGQKVHPYGFRLGVVRNWRSTWYSSKDAEFAKLVAEDFFLRKDLKQRFTGAGVASIDIERAVNKLKIVVHTSRPGVIIGRKGAEIDKLKLEIQQKTGRDVNIYIQEIQKPELNAQLQAEQIASQIEKRIAFRRAMRKVTESSRRFGAQGVRVIVSGRLNGAEIARSEQYLEGRMPLHTLRADIDYGFAEAHTTYGVIGIKVWIYKGEIYSTRRSLNQGDSWRGASNSVK; from the coding sequence ATGGGACAAAAAGTTCATCCCTATGGTTTCCGACTGGGAGTTGTACGTAATTGGCGGTCAACTTGGTATTCAAGTAAGGATGCTGAATTTGCAAAGCTCGTCGCAGAAGATTTCTTCCTGCGCAAGGACCTGAAACAACGTTTTACAGGCGCAGGAGTCGCTTCCATTGATATAGAACGGGCTGTCAATAAGCTGAAGATCGTTGTCCATACTTCACGCCCTGGCGTTATCATTGGCAGGAAGGGGGCTGAAATAGATAAGCTAAAACTTGAAATACAGCAAAAAACAGGTCGTGATGTAAACATATACATACAGGAAATACAAAAACCTGAACTGAACGCTCAGTTGCAGGCGGAACAGATTGCCTCACAGATAGAAAAGCGCATTGCCTTCAGGAGGGCAATGCGGAAGGTAACTGAAAGTTCACGCCGCTTTGGTGCGCAAGGGGTCAGGGTAATAGTGTCCGGCCGACTCAATGGAGCAGAAATTGCAAGAAGTGAGCAGTATCTTGAGGGCAGAATGCCGCTCCATACACTAAGGGCCGATATTGACTATGGGTTTGCTGAGGCACATACCACGTATGGGGTCATTGGAATAAAAGTTTGGATATACAAAGGTGAAATATATTCTACAAGGCGTAGCCTCAATCAGGGTGACTCTTGGAGGGGTGCTAGCAACTCTGTGAAATGA
- the fusA gene encoding elongation factor G, with translation MPRKAPLSKFRNIGIMAHIDAGKTTTTERILYYTGRNHKLGEVHEGAATMDYMVQEQERGITITSAATTCFWRLGGAAEGEQYRINIIDTPGHVDFTIEVERSLRVLDGAVAVFDAVAGVQPQSETVWRQANKYGVPRIAFINKMDRAGADFYKSVDSIRTRLNARPVPIFHPIGAEDAFEGVIDLITMQSVRWDEESNGQKMLFSQPTGTLLDEAKAARDRMIELIADVDDQIAEKYLEGADISESELRAVLRRETVAMNIVPVLCGSAFKNKGVQQLLDAVVYYLPSPVDIPAVKGVLPRTGEEATRRAADDEPFSALVFKILSDKHIGQLAFCRIYSGVLASGSYVLNSTKEVKERVGRVMQMHANKREDLEEAYAGEIVAVAGLKNVITGDTICDEKAPIILESMEFPTPVIEVAIEPKTRQDQDKLSVALGRLAQEDPSFRVKTDPETNQTLIAGMGELHLEIIVDRLKREFNVDANVGRPQVAYRETIRVPAEGIGKYVRQTGGRGMYGHAEIKLYPLDPGAGFVFENKIVGGVIPREYIPAVESGIKEAMERGILAGYEVVDVKVELVFGSYHEVDSNEMAFKIAGSIAFQEAAKKAKPVLLEPVMAVEVESPEEYFGAITGDLSSRRGRIEGFSERAGSRVITAAVPLSEMFGYSTVLRSMSQGRAIYTMHFKSYEEAPKSVAEEIIAKAKGAAAN, from the coding sequence ATGCCACGGAAGGCGCCGCTGAGCAAGTTTCGTAACATTGGCATCATGGCGCACATTGATGCCGGCAAGACAACGACGACCGAGCGAATTTTGTACTACACGGGCCGTAACCACAAGCTGGGCGAAGTCCACGAAGGGGCGGCAACCATGGACTACATGGTCCAGGAACAGGAGCGCGGGATCACGATTACTTCCGCCGCAACAACTTGTTTCTGGCGGCTCGGTGGCGCTGCCGAAGGTGAGCAGTATCGCATCAACATCATTGATACTCCCGGACACGTGGATTTTACAATTGAGGTTGAGCGATCCCTGCGTGTTCTGGATGGTGCGGTGGCGGTGTTTGATGCCGTCGCCGGTGTTCAGCCGCAGTCTGAAACTGTCTGGCGGCAGGCAAACAAGTACGGCGTTCCCCGGATTGCCTTCATCAACAAGATGGATCGTGCGGGCGCGGACTTCTACAAGAGTGTGGATTCCATTCGGACCCGCCTCAATGCCCGTCCGGTTCCCATTTTTCACCCCATCGGAGCGGAAGACGCTTTTGAAGGGGTTATCGATCTGATCACCATGCAGTCCGTGCGCTGGGATGAAGAAAGTAACGGCCAGAAAATGCTTTTCTCACAGCCAACCGGGACGCTTCTGGATGAGGCAAAAGCTGCTCGTGACAGGATGATTGAGCTGATTGCCGACGTTGACGACCAGATTGCCGAGAAGTACCTGGAGGGGGCCGACATATCTGAATCTGAGCTGCGTGCCGTGTTGCGACGTGAAACGGTGGCGATGAATATCGTTCCCGTTCTGTGTGGCTCGGCTTTCAAGAACAAAGGCGTTCAACAGTTGCTCGATGCGGTGGTCTATTACCTGCCTTCACCGGTTGACATTCCAGCGGTAAAGGGCGTGCTTCCGCGTACGGGTGAGGAAGCTACCCGCCGGGCAGCGGACGATGAGCCGTTTTCGGCTTTGGTCTTCAAGATTCTCTCCGATAAGCATATCGGTCAGCTTGCATTCTGTCGCATTTATTCCGGCGTTTTGGCATCCGGTTCCTACGTTCTCAATTCAACCAAGGAAGTCAAGGAACGGGTGGGGCGGGTCATGCAGATGCATGCCAACAAGCGTGAAGACCTGGAAGAAGCCTATGCCGGTGAAATTGTGGCCGTGGCCGGGCTGAAAAATGTGATTACCGGTGACACGATTTGCGATGAAAAAGCTCCTATTATTCTGGAGTCAATGGAGTTTCCCACACCGGTCATCGAGGTGGCCATCGAGCCGAAGACGCGGCAGGATCAGGACAAGCTGAGTGTGGCCCTTGGGCGGTTGGCGCAGGAAGACCCATCCTTCCGGGTCAAAACGGACCCCGAAACGAATCAGACGCTTATTGCCGGGATGGGAGAGTTGCACCTTGAGATTATCGTGGATCGCCTGAAGCGGGAGTTCAACGTTGATGCTAATGTTGGGCGCCCCCAGGTTGCCTACCGTGAGACCATCCGGGTGCCGGCAGAAGGTATTGGGAAATATGTGCGGCAGACTGGTGGTCGCGGGATGTACGGGCATGCTGAAATCAAGCTGTATCCCCTCGATCCAGGTGCCGGATTTGTTTTTGAGAACAAAATCGTGGGTGGCGTAATACCGCGTGAGTATATTCCAGCGGTCGAGTCCGGCATCAAGGAAGCCATGGAGCGGGGCATTCTTGCTGGCTATGAAGTTGTTGATGTCAAAGTGGAGCTGGTGTTCGGCAGCTACCACGAAGTTGACTCAAACGAAATGGCTTTCAAGATTGCGGGTTCAATTGCCTTCCAGGAAGCTGCGAAAAAAGCCAAGCCTGTTTTGTTGGAGCCGGTAATGGCTGTGGAGGTTGAATCACCAGAGGAATACTTTGGTGCGATTACCGGTGATCTAAGCTCGCGTCGCGGACGAATCGAAGGTTTTTCCGAGCGGGCTGGGTCACGTGTTATCACGGCGGCAGTGCCGCTCTCGGAAATGTTTGGTTACTCGACCGTCCTTCGCTCAATGTCGCAGGGACGTGCCATCTACACCATGCATTTCAAGTCCTATGAGGAAGCTCCAAAGTCTGTGGCTGAAGAGATTATTGCAAAGGCAAAAGGGGCAGCCGCAAACTGA
- the rplX gene encoding 50S ribosomal protein L24 — translation MKSKKLMKNLRVGDTVILISGKDKRKTGLVKKVDRYSLRLLVEGACVSKKHVKRNASSQEDGGIVEKEAWISFSKVRKQ, via the coding sequence ATGAAAAGCAAGAAGCTGATGAAGAATCTGAGAGTTGGGGATACTGTGATTTTGATCTCGGGTAAGGACAAGCGTAAGACTGGTCTGGTGAAAAAAGTAGATCGCTATAGTTTGCGGCTTCTGGTGGAAGGGGCCTGTGTAAGCAAAAAGCATGTTAAGAGGAACGCCTCATCCCAAGAGGATGGAGGGATAGTGGAAAAAGAAGCTTGGATTTCTTTTTCAAAGGTCAGAAAGCAATAG
- the rplW gene encoding 50S ribosomal protein L23, producing the protein MKFYEVIKSPLVSEKALNLRDSSPNAGQLVAFRVDRRSKKADIKNAVEKLFNVKVRSVNTANCKGKTVRRGRYVGKKSDWKKAYVTLAPGYNIEDYLNSL; encoded by the coding sequence ATGAAATTTTATGAAGTCATAAAATCGCCACTAGTGAGTGAAAAAGCTCTTAATCTAAGAGACTCGTCACCCAATGCAGGCCAATTGGTTGCCTTTCGAGTTGACAGAAGATCAAAGAAGGCAGACATCAAGAACGCAGTGGAAAAACTCTTCAATGTAAAAGTCAGGTCTGTGAACACGGCAAACTGCAAAGGAAAGACTGTGCGTCGGGGGCGCTACGTTGGCAAGAAGAGTGATTGGAAGAAAGCCTATGTCACCTTGGCACCTGGGTATAATATAGAAGACTATCTGAATTCTTTGTAA
- the rpsQ gene encoding 30S ribosomal protein S17 yields the protein MKSKKVEKIGFVVSTKNKKTVTVKVERLVMHPIYKKFVRRRSKFLAHDELSCRVGDKVKIIESRPLSARKRWIVKELIQRIP from the coding sequence ATGAAAAGTAAAAAGGTAGAAAAGATAGGATTTGTGGTCAGCACGAAGAATAAGAAAACTGTTACAGTAAAGGTAGAGCGTTTGGTGATGCATCCAATCTACAAAAAGTTTGTTCGTCGCCGATCAAAATTTCTGGCCCATGATGAACTTTCCTGTAGAGTTGGTGACAAAGTAAAGATTATTGAGTCCCGTCCGCTGTCTGCAAGAAAACGCTGGATTGTAAAAGAGCTGATACAGAGAATTCCGTAG
- the rplB gene encoding 50S ribosomal protein L2, with amino-acid sequence MPVKSVKPTSPARRFQTFIVDTDLSRERPVKSLTEKKRKISGRNSDGRVTTRHRGGGHKRLYRIIDFKRDKVGIPGKVARIEYDPNRSSRIALIHYVDGEKRYIIAPNGLAVGQAVVSGPDADIIPGNALPIYKIPLGTDLHNIELKPGKGGQLARAAGVKAQLIAKDSKMAQVRMPSGEVRKIPIICYATVGQVGNTDHENISLGKAGRARWRGLRPEVRGVAMNPVDHPHGGGEGRTSGGRHPVTPWGIPTRGYKTRHNKQTEKYIVRRRK; translated from the coding sequence ATGCCAGTTAAGAGTGTAAAGCCCACATCGCCTGCAAGACGCTTTCAGACTTTCATTGTTGATACTGATCTGTCGCGGGAACGCCCGGTTAAGTCCCTAACAGAGAAAAAGAGGAAGATCTCAGGGAGAAACAGTGACGGTAGGGTTACGACCCGCCATCGTGGTGGTGGACACAAGCGTCTTTACAGAATCATAGACTTTAAACGTGATAAGGTTGGAATACCTGGTAAGGTGGCAAGGATTGAGTACGATCCAAACCGATCGTCAAGAATTGCACTGATACACTATGTTGATGGCGAGAAACGTTACATAATTGCACCGAACGGCTTGGCAGTGGGCCAAGCTGTGGTATCCGGTCCTGATGCGGACATTATTCCTGGTAATGCTTTACCAATATACAAAATACCGCTCGGAACAGATTTGCATAACATTGAACTGAAGCCGGGAAAAGGTGGACAACTGGCGAGAGCAGCCGGTGTAAAAGCACAGCTTATTGCGAAAGATAGTAAGATGGCACAGGTGCGGATGCCATCTGGTGAAGTGAGAAAAATCCCTATTATCTGTTATGCGACTGTGGGACAGGTGGGAAACACGGATCACGAAAACATATCCCTTGGGAAAGCTGGCCGGGCGCGTTGGAGAGGGCTTCGCCCGGAAGTTCGTGGAGTTGCTATGAATCCAGTAGATCACCCACATGGAGGGGGGGAGGGAAGAACCTCAGGCGGAAGACACCCGGTCACCCCGTGGGGAATACCAACTCGTGGTTACAAGACCCGGCACAACAAGCAAACAGAGAAATATATAGTCCGCCGTAGGAAATAG
- the rpmC gene encoding 50S ribosomal protein L29 produces MTLSEIRSKSVQELVELEKEMKLELAKLSIKKNLGIREAANKISTVRKGIARIKTIINEKRAEV; encoded by the coding sequence ATGACACTTAGTGAAATTCGCTCAAAGTCTGTGCAAGAACTAGTTGAGTTGGAAAAAGAGATGAAGCTGGAGCTGGCAAAGTTATCTATAAAGAAAAACTTGGGTATTCGCGAAGCGGCTAATAAAATTTCTACTGTCAGGAAAGGTATAGCTAGAATTAAAACGATAATAAATGAAAAGAGAGCAGAAGTATGA
- the rplV gene encoding 50S ribosomal protein L22, with protein MRSTAVLRSTKGSPQKARLIIDQVRGRNVTEALALLTLSKKRVASVLKKVLWSAISNAEHLSEKKNSKLNIEQLFITECYINTGLTKHRRRVRPAPMGRAYREQRRLFTVKFVLSDSNEK; from the coding sequence ATGCGCTCCACTGCGGTTCTTCGTTCTACAAAGGGGTCTCCTCAAAAAGCCAGATTGATCATTGATCAAGTCCGAGGGCGTAATGTCACCGAAGCACTCGCACTGTTGACCCTGAGTAAAAAAAGAGTAGCTTCTGTTCTGAAAAAAGTCTTGTGGTCGGCCATTTCCAACGCTGAGCACTTGTCTGAAAAAAAGAACTCAAAGCTGAACATAGAGCAGTTGTTCATTACAGAGTGTTACATAAACACGGGTTTAACAAAGCACAGACGTCGTGTTCGTCCCGCCCCGATGGGAAGGGCCTATAGAGAACAGCGTCGACTCTTCACTGTAAAGTTTGTCCTTTCTGACAGTAATGAAAAATAG
- the rplC gene encoding 50S ribosomal protein L3, whose protein sequence is MSGILGVKVGMTQIFQENGLLVPVTVIKAGPCVVTQHKTKAKDGYDAIQVGLVEAKGPKKVTKPLRGHFEKTAKGTPPTRLLKEFRVESAADFPIGSLVLANIFSSNELVTITGKSKGRGFAGFVKRHGFGGGRATHGSMFHRAPGSIGASAFPSRVFKGSRMAGHMGNKNCTVKNLRIVKVDENAGVILVRGAVPGANGTYLVIKKASS, encoded by the coding sequence ATGAGTGGCATCTTGGGCGTAAAAGTCGGCATGACGCAGATTTTTCAGGAGAATGGTCTCCTGGTTCCCGTGACAGTTATAAAAGCTGGGCCCTGTGTTGTAACTCAGCACAAAACGAAAGCCAAAGATGGTTATGATGCCATCCAAGTTGGACTGGTTGAAGCAAAGGGACCCAAGAAAGTTACAAAGCCGCTTCGTGGACACTTTGAAAAAACAGCTAAAGGGACACCACCAACCCGGCTTCTCAAAGAATTCCGGGTGGAAAGCGCAGCAGATTTTCCAATAGGTTCACTGGTTCTGGCAAATATATTCAGCTCAAATGAGTTGGTCACCATTACCGGGAAGTCAAAGGGACGGGGGTTTGCCGGGTTTGTCAAGCGCCATGGCTTTGGTGGTGGGCGTGCCACACACGGTTCGATGTTTCATCGTGCACCTGGTTCAATTGGTGCTTCAGCTTTTCCCTCGCGGGTTTTTAAGGGAAGTCGAATGGCTGGGCACATGGGAAACAAAAACTGCACAGTAAAAAATCTGAGGATTGTGAAGGTTGACGAAAACGCGGGAGTCATACTTGTTCGAGGCGCTGTTCCTGGTGCCAACGGAACGTATCTCGTCATTAAGAAAGCTTCTTCCTAG
- the rpsL gene encoding 30S ribosomal protein S12, which yields MPTINQLVRKGREKVKYKTSSPALQGCPQKRGVCTRVYTQTPKKPNSALRKVARVRLVNGIEVTTYIPGIGHNLQEHSIVLIRGGRVKDLPGVRYHVVRGTLDSVGVANRRQGRSKYGAKRPKDTGKGAPAKGAAVKKK from the coding sequence GTGCCAACGATCAATCAACTCGTTCGGAAAGGACGGGAGAAGGTCAAATATAAGACGAGCAGCCCTGCTCTGCAGGGATGTCCGCAGAAGCGGGGCGTCTGCACCCGGGTGTACACGCAGACACCCAAGAAGCCCAACTCGGCGCTGCGCAAGGTGGCGCGTGTGCGGTTGGTCAACGGCATCGAGGTGACGACGTACATCCCTGGTATTGGCCACAACCTCCAGGAACACTCGATTGTGTTGATTCGGGGTGGAAGGGTCAAAGATTTGCCCGGTGTGCGCTACCACGTCGTGCGTGGGACACTGGATTCTGTGGGCGTTGCCAATCGCCGCCAGGGACGCTCCAAGTACGGGGCGAAGCGTCCCAAGGACACGGGCAAGGGCGCGCCGGCAAAAGGCGCTGCCGTCAAGAAGAAATAG
- the rpsG gene encoding 30S ribosomal protein S7, producing MPRRRVAERREVLPDPIYNSEIVTKFINCMMWDGKRSVAEKIFYRAMENIRAKTDDDPLKVFKKALDNVRPRVEVRSRRVGGATYQVPIEVDYRRRGNALAIRWLITYARQRGEKAMVDRLANELLDASNLRGAAVKKRDEVHRMADANRAFAHYRW from the coding sequence ATGCCGCGCAGACGAGTCGCTGAAAGAAGGGAAGTGCTTCCTGACCCGATATATAACAGTGAGATTGTGACAAAGTTTATCAACTGCATGATGTGGGACGGGAAGCGTTCCGTGGCGGAAAAGATATTTTACCGCGCCATGGAAAACATCCGTGCCAAGACCGATGATGACCCGCTCAAGGTTTTCAAGAAGGCACTGGACAATGTCCGTCCCCGGGTCGAGGTGCGCTCGCGGCGTGTGGGTGGGGCAACATACCAGGTGCCGATTGAGGTGGACTACCGGAGACGCGGAAATGCCCTGGCGATTCGCTGGCTGATTACCTATGCGCGCCAGCGTGGTGAGAAGGCCATGGTTGACCGGTTGGCCAATGAGCTGCTCGATGCGTCCAATTTGCGCGGGGCAGCGGTCAAGAAGCGTGATGAAGTCCACCGCATGGCGGACGCGAACCGTGCCTTTGCGCACTATCGTTGGTAG
- the tuf gene encoding elongation factor Tu, producing MSKEKFDRSKTHVNIGTIGHVDHGKTTLTAAITTVLAKRNPKVQKKSYDQIDAAPEEKARGITINTAHVEYETATRHYAHVDCPGHADYIKNMITGAAQMDGAILVVAATDGPMPQTREHILLARQVGVPAMVVFMNKCDMVDDAELLDLVELEVRELLSKYDFPGDEIPVIRGSALGGLNGEPQWEAKIEELMAAVDSYIPTPVRDIDKPFLMPVEDVFSISGRGTVATGRVERGVVKVSDEVEVVGIRATRKTVVTGVEMFRKLLDQGQAGDNVGLLLRGVERREIERGQVIAKPGSITPHTKFKAEVYVLTKEEGGRHTPFFKGYRPQFYFRTTDVTGVAELPEGVEMVMPGDNVALTVELITPIAMEKGLRFAIREGGRTVGAGTISEIIE from the coding sequence ATGTCAAAGGAGAAGTTTGACCGGAGTAAGACGCACGTCAACATTGGGACGATTGGGCACGTGGATCACGGGAAGACGACGTTGACGGCGGCGATCACGACGGTACTGGCGAAGCGGAATCCGAAGGTGCAGAAGAAGAGCTACGATCAGATTGACGCGGCGCCGGAGGAGAAGGCGCGGGGGATTACGATCAACACGGCGCACGTGGAGTACGAGACGGCGACGCGGCACTATGCGCACGTGGACTGTCCTGGGCACGCGGACTACATCAAGAACATGATCACGGGTGCGGCGCAGATGGACGGGGCGATATTGGTGGTGGCGGCGACGGACGGGCCGATGCCGCAGACGCGGGAGCACATCTTGCTGGCGCGGCAGGTGGGGGTGCCGGCGATGGTGGTGTTCATGAACAAGTGCGACATGGTGGACGACGCGGAGTTGCTGGATTTGGTGGAGTTGGAGGTGCGGGAGCTGCTGTCGAAGTACGACTTTCCGGGGGACGAGATACCGGTCATTCGGGGGAGCGCGCTTGGTGGGTTGAACGGGGAGCCGCAGTGGGAGGCGAAGATTGAGGAGTTGATGGCGGCGGTGGACAGCTACATTCCGACGCCGGTGCGGGACATTGACAAGCCGTTTTTGATGCCGGTGGAGGACGTGTTTTCGATATCGGGGCGCGGGACGGTGGCGACGGGGCGCGTGGAGCGAGGGGTGGTGAAGGTGTCGGACGAGGTGGAAGTGGTTGGGATACGGGCGACACGGAAGACGGTGGTGACCGGGGTGGAGATGTTTCGGAAGCTGCTGGATCAGGGGCAGGCTGGGGACAACGTGGGGTTGCTGCTGCGGGGTGTGGAGCGGCGGGAGATAGAGCGGGGGCAGGTGATTGCGAAGCCGGGGAGCATCACGCCGCACACGAAGTTCAAGGCGGAGGTGTATGTGCTGACGAAGGAGGAAGGCGGGCGGCACACACCGTTTTTCAAGGGGTATCGGCCGCAGTTTTACTTTCGGACGACGGATGTGACGGGGGTGGCGGAGTTGCCGGAGGGCGTGGAGATGGTGATGCCGGGCGACAATGTGGCGCTGACGGTGGAGTTGATTACGCCGATTGCCATGGAGAAGGGGCTGCGGTTTGCGATTCGGGAGGGTGGTCGGACGGTGGGCGCCGGCACTATCTCCGAAATCATCGAATAA
- the rplD gene encoding 50S ribosomal protein L4, protein MPTVKVCNLDNKPLLDLEISSLLSEQELNSTLIWEAVHEYRARGRRGTVATKTRGDVSGSGKKLWKQKGTGRARISSLRSPLWKGGGNVHGPQPRDWSYSLPRKKRWKAIAVAFAERLREGAVVVVDDLTLSSHKTKLFRSKLQALGLVNHKVLILDSTENKNLVLATRNLQGTKLLDSLGVNIYDLLLHEKILISQRALGVLTECVSRILPE, encoded by the coding sequence ATGCCAACCGTAAAAGTGTGTAACCTGGATAACAAGCCCCTTCTCGATCTGGAGATAAGCAGCCTTCTTTCTGAGCAGGAGCTGAATAGCACATTGATATGGGAAGCTGTTCATGAGTATCGCGCCAGAGGGCGTAGAGGAACAGTTGCTACCAAAACAAGAGGTGATGTCTCTGGTTCAGGAAAGAAATTGTGGAAGCAGAAGGGAACCGGACGCGCGCGCATCTCAAGCCTCCGCTCGCCTCTGTGGAAAGGTGGGGGAAACGTTCACGGCCCGCAGCCTCGGGATTGGTCATACAGTCTCCCAAGGAAGAAACGCTGGAAAGCAATCGCCGTCGCTTTTGCCGAGCGACTCCGTGAGGGAGCTGTAGTTGTTGTTGATGACCTCACGTTATCAAGTCATAAGACAAAGCTTTTCAGGTCCAAGTTACAAGCACTGGGGCTCGTAAACCATAAGGTTTTGATCCTGGACTCGACAGAAAATAAAAACTTGGTGCTTGCTACAAGGAACCTTCAGGGTACAAAGCTTTTAGACTCACTTGGTGTCAATATATATGATTTACTTCTTCATGAAAAAATACTGATTAGTCAGCGGGCTCTTGGCGTTTTGACTGAGTGTGTCTCACGCATACTGCCTGAATGA
- the rpsJ gene encoding 30S ribosomal protein S10: MNDKIRIRLEAYDHRILDQSAMEIVETARRTGSRVAGPIPLPTAKSRFTVLRSPHVDKKSREQFEIRTHKRLVDILMSTPQTVDALMKLDLPAGVDVQIKTFFKEKR, from the coding sequence ATGAACGACAAGATACGTATCAGACTGGAAGCCTACGACCACCGAATCCTCGACCAGTCGGCAATGGAAATTGTCGAAACTGCCCGCCGGACGGGTTCGCGTGTGGCTGGCCCGATCCCACTGCCTACAGCAAAAAGCCGTTTTACGGTGCTTCGCTCACCTCATGTAGATAAGAAGTCACGGGAACAGTTTGAAATTCGTACCCACAAACGACTGGTTGACATTTTGATGTCCACTCCCCAGACAGTAGATGCACTCATGAAGCTGGATTTACCGGCTGGGGTTGATGTCCAGATAAAAACCTTTTTCAAGGAAAAAAGATAG
- the rpsS gene encoding 30S ribosomal protein S19: protein MPRSIKKGPFLDNSIHDVLQHLKETNERRVIKTWSRRSTIIPDMVGHTFAVHNGKKFIPVFISENMVGHKLGEFAPTRTFKGHAGDKNEKSAKRR, encoded by the coding sequence ATGCCTCGATCAATAAAAAAGGGACCGTTTTTGGATAACTCCATACACGACGTTCTTCAGCACCTGAAAGAAACAAACGAACGACGTGTCATCAAAACTTGGTCAAGAAGATCAACAATAATACCAGACATGGTTGGGCACACCTTTGCGGTACATAACGGAAAAAAGTTTATCCCTGTGTTTATATCCGAAAACATGGTGGGTCATAAACTAGGTGAATTTGCGCCGACACGTACATTTAAAGGACACGCCGGTGACAAGAATGAAAAATCGGCTAAGCGTAGATAG